CGTTCTTCGGTGCCGGGTCCGAGCGCCAGCTCGATGTCGAGCAGGTCAGGGACGCCTTCGCGGAGATGATCACTCCGGGCCGCTTGGAGCGGGTGCGTTCGGCCCCGACGGTGCTGGTCGACGCCGCGCACAACCCGCACGGCGCGCGGGCGCTGGCCGACGCCGTCAGCTCCGAGTTCTCGTTCCGGCGGTTGATCGGGGTGGTCGGCGTCATGGCGGACAAGGACGCCAGGGGTATCCTCGCGGAACTGGAGCCGGTGGTCGAGGAACTGGTCGTCACCCGAAACTCGGCGCCGCGCGCCATGGAACCGGACGATCTGGCCGCGCTCGCCGAGGAGCTCTTCGGCAGGGACCGGGTTCACAGCGAGCCGAGGCTGGACGACGCGGTGGCCGCCGCGATCAGCCTCGCCGAGCACACCACCGATCCGAGCGAGTCCATCTCGGGCGCGGGAATCGTGATCACCGGTTCGGTGGTCACCGCGGGCGAGGCCCGCGCCCTGTTCGGTAAGGAGCCCACGTGAGCGGTGAGCGGGACTCCCACGAGGCGGAGTCGGAACGGCGGAAGCGGGGACTTCCCGAGGCCCCGCCCGACGTGCGCGATCCCTGGAAGGGGCTGCGCGGCATCATGGCGGGCACGCTGGTGCTGGAGTTCATCGTGTTCGGGCTGGCGTTGCCGGTGGTCTGGCAGCTCGGTTCCGGCGTGAGCAGCGTCGGGTTCGTCGTCGTGGCTGTCCTGACCGTGCTGCTGCTGGCGGCCAGCGGGGTGCAGGGTCGCCGCTGGGGACTCGGCGTGGCGCTGGCGCTGCAGCTGTGCCTGATCGGCTGCTACTTCGTGCATCCGGCGGTGGGGATCATGGGAGTGATCTTCGCCGCAATCTGGGGCTACATCCTGTACGTGCGCCACGACGTGGCCAAGCGGATGCGGGAGGGGAGGCTGGCCGACCAGCTCGGTCACCCTCCCGGCCACCCGCCGGGGCAGTGAGACCGTTCGCGATCGTTCTGCCCAGGAGCTTCGTTCGGGGCTCTTCCAGGGATTTCGCTCGTCCGAGCGATGCGCATCGCTGCGCGTGGTGACCATGCTCGGATGCATGGCCACCAGAGAACGACCACCACTCTCGAGCAGGGATCACTGGAAGAAGACAAGCGGCGGGTTTCGCAGGTGTTTCTCCGGCGCTCCCGATGCCGGGGTCCCACCACGCACGCGGTCGCCGCCGCGGGTTCTCGCGTGCGGCTCTCGCGAGGAAGGCCCGAGGTGGCGTAGTGACTACTCGATGTCGGGCCTCGCCGGAGCGGGGGGCCGTGCGAGAGGTTCCGCCAAGAAAACACCCCGCCAAGCCCCGAGGAACCGAAGCAAAGATCACGCCACGTCGATCACGGCCCTCCCCCGAATCTCGCCCCGGTCCAGCGCCGCGAACGCCTCGGCGACCTCCTCCAGCGGGTAGTGCCGGCTGATCGCGTCCTGCGGTCGCAGCAGCCCACGGGCCACCAGATCCAGCAGCACGGGCATGTCCCTGCGCGGTTTGGCACCGTAGGAGCCCTTGACCTGCAGTTTGCGCCTGGCGATGGTGCCCAGGTTCAGCTCGCCGGTATCACCTGGCGGAGCGATGCCGACCACGATCACCTGGCCGCCCTCGACCACCGAGTCCCGCGCGACCTCGAAGGTCCGTGACGAGCCCAGCGCCTCGAAGGCCACGTCCACCCCGCGCCCGCCGGTGAGCTCCCGGACGGCCGAGGCCGGGTCCGTCTCGGCCGAGTTGACCGTGCTGGTGGCGCCGAGCGCCCGTGCGGCCTCCAACTTGTCCGCCGCGACGTCCACCGCGATGATCTCTGCCGCCCCGAAGACACGCGCCAGCTGGATCAGCGCCGATCCGACGCCTCCGGCCGCGATCACGGCCACCGTGTCGCCCACCCGCACGTCGGCGGCGTGGCGCAGCGCCCCGTAGGCGGTCATGGTCGAGCAGCCGACGGCAGCCACATCGGCGAGCTCCACCCCGTCCGGAACCAGGTACACCGAGGTCGCGGGGGTGACCGCGCGCTGAGCCAGCCCACCCATCGAGTACATCCACACCGGCTCGCCGTCGCGGGACAGTCTGGTCTTCCCGTCGTAGAGCTGGCCCTTGGCACGGTTGTAGGCGAAGAACTCCAGACAGATCTCCTCGTTGCCCGCCGCGCACTGCGAGCACCTGCCGCACGGCATGATGAAGCTGGTGACCACTCGATCACCGACCTCCAGCCCGTTGACCGAGCTCCCCAGTTCACCGATCACCCCCGCCACCTCGTGTCCCAGCACGGCGGGAGTGGGGAAGGGCAGCTCCCCCTTGAGCACGTGCAGGTCCGAGTGGCACGCACCGCAGGAGGTGACGTCGATGGCCACCTCACCCTCGGCGGGGTGCTCGACTTCGATCTCCTCGATCCGCAACGGCTCGTTCGCTGCGGTGTGTACGGCGGCACGCATGCGGGGCTCCTCACCACTCGGCGACAGACCAGCCAGTCGGTATGTTCCCCCGGAAGCTATCGCGCCGATCGGGCGCGGACCAGACTTGACAACGGTCGAAAAGACCCACCCCGCCGGGGCGCACCGGTGACGAATACCCTTGACATCGAAGTACCGACCGTTGTCGACCGGGCCCGTGACGGCCCAGCGATCCAAGGAGAACACCCGTTGAGCGAGCGCACTCTCGTCCTCGTCAAACCCGATGGCGTCGAGCGAGGCCTGGTCGGTGAGGTGATCAGCCGCATCGAGCGCAAGGGGCTCAAGCTGGTGGCGCTCGAGATGCGCCAGGTCGACCAGCAGCTCGCCGAGCAGCACTACGCCGAGCACGACGGCAAGCCCTTCTTCGGCTCGTTGCTGGAGTTCATCACCTCGGGCCCCGTGGTCGCCGCGGTGGTCGAGGGGCCCAAGGCCGTCGCCGCTTTCCGGCAGATCGCCGGTGGGACCGATCCGGTGGAGAAGGCCGAGGCGGGCAGCCTGCGTGGCGACTACGGACTGGAAGTGCAGTACAACCTGGTGCACGGCTCCGACTCCCCCGAGTCGGCCGAGCGTGAACTCAAGCTGTGGTTCCCGGATCTCCAAGCATGACCGAAGCGGAATTCATCAGCGGCCCCCATCGAGTGGACCAGCCGCACCCCGAACTCGCGCAGGCGCTGGCGGATCTGCTCGGGCGGGTGACCGTCTCGGGCGGTGCGACCGGTTTCACCGCCGACACCGAGCTGGAGACGCTGACCGCCACCGCGCGGGCGATCGTCGACGACACCTCCACCAGGCCGAAGCGCCGCCACGTGCTCACGGCGGGCAAGCAGCACACCCTGGCCGGTGCGGTGGTACTGCGTCCGGGTGAGTTCCCGGTGGAGCAGCACCGCGCCGAACTGGAGTGGTTGCTCGTCGATCCGCAGGTGGTCGAGCGGGGCATCGGGGCACAGCTGCTGGACGCGGCCGAGTCCCATGCCCGTGCGCTGGGGCTCACTCGGCTGGAGCTGCGGATGCGTTCGGAGCCGGACGCGGAGGGCTTCTACACCGGGCGCGGCTGGGTCGAGCGCGGACGCTGGCCCGCCTCGTTGCTGGTGGGCGAGGGTGAGCAGCGCGACGAGGTCTGGTTGACCAGGGAGCTCTGACGGGCCGTGTGCCCTCGTGCCGCGGCGGCCGGGCCACGCGGGGTATCGGTTCCCGCGTGGCCCGGCCGTCCGGGGGCGAGCGTCCCGTGTTCTCGCGTCGCGCGGTCGCGCTCACCCGAAGTCGGAACGTGCTCACTCTTTCGTGGTCGCCGGATCGTGGCGCAACGGCGGTGTGCGGCGCGGTAGCGGTGTTCCGGTGCGTCACCGGTGGCTACCCTGTGGCACGTGCCTGTCGAATCCGTGTACCCCCGGTTGGAGCCGCTGCTTCCCCACGTCTCCAAACCCGTGCAGTACGTGGGCGGTGAACCCAACGCCACGGTCAAGGACTGGGACGAGACCACCGTTCGCTGGTGCCTGATGTACCCGGACGTCTACGAGGTCGGGCTGCCCAACCAGGGTGTGATGATCCTCTACGAGATCCTCAACGAGCAGCCCGGCGTGCTCGCCGAACGCACCTACGCGGTGTGGCCGGACCTGGAGGAGCTCATGCGGCGGCACGGGGTGCCGCAGTTCACCGTGGAGGCCCACCGGCCCGTGGCGGCCTTCGACGTGCTGGGGGTCAGCTTCGCCACCGAGCTCGGCTACACGAATCTGCTCACGGCGCTGGACCTCGCCGGTGTTCCGCTGCACTCGCGGGAGCGCACCGACGAGCACCCGGTCGTGCTGGCGGGCGGGCACGCGGCCTTCAACCCGGAGCCGGTGGCCGACTTCGTGGACGCCGTGGTGCTGGGTGACGGCGAGCGGGCCGTGCTGGAGATAACCGAGCTGGTCCGTCGCTTCAAGGAGGAGGGACGCCCGGGCGGGCGCGAGCGGCTGCTGTGGCGTCTCGCCGAGCAGGGGGTCTACGTTCCCGGTTTCCACGAGGTCACCTACCGCCCGGACGGCCACATCGAGCGGGTGCGCCCCACGCGTGAGGGAGTTCCGCACCGCGTGTTCAAACGCACCACCACCGATCTCGACGAGTGGCCCTACCCCAAACAGCCCCTGGTGCCGGTGGCCGAGAGCGTGCACGAGCGCATGAGCGTGGAGATATTCCGCGGCTGCACCCGCGGCTGCCGGTTCTGCCAGGCGGGCATGATCACGCGTCCGGTGCGCGAACGCTCCAAGCGCGGGGTCGAGGACATGGTCCGCCGTGGCCTGGAGGCCACCGGTTTCGAGGAGGTCGGTCTGCTCTCGCTGAGCTCGGCCGACCACTCCGAGATCGGTGAGATCACGAAGGGGCTTGCCGACCGCTACGAGGGAACCAACACCGGCTTGTCGCTGCCCTCGACCAGGGTGGACGCCTTCAACGTGGACCTGGCCAACGAGCTGGCCCGGAACGGAAGGCGGTCCGGCCTGACCTTCGCCCCCGAAGGGGGGAGTGAGCGCATCAGGCGCGTCATCAACAAGACGGTTTCCGAGCGGGACCTCATCCGCACCGTCTCCACCGCTTACGCGAGTGGTTGGCGGCAGGTCAAGCTGTACTTCATGTGCGGGCTGCCGACCGAGACGGACGAGGACGTGCTGCGGATCGCGACCATGGCCAAGGAGGTCGTCCGGGCCGGGCGTTCCGCCTCCGGCCGCCGGGACATCCGCTGCACCGTCTCGATCGGGGGGTTCGTGCCGAAACCCCACACCCCGTTCCAGTGGGCCGCGCAGGCCGATCCCGACACCGTCGACGCGCGACTACGCGCCCTGCGGGAGGAGATCGACTCCGACCGGGAGCTGGGACGGCGGATCGGGGTGCGCTACCACGACGGGAAGCCCTCGCTGATCGAAGGGCTGCTCTCCAGGGGGGACCGCAGGGTCGGCCGCGTCATCGAGCGGGTCTGGCGCGAGGGCGGGCGTTTCGACGGCTGGAACGAGTACTTCTCCTACGAGCGCTGGGTGCGGGCGGCCGCCGAGGTGCTGCCGCCGCTGGGGGTGGACATGGACTGGTTCACCACGCGGGAGCGCACCCGCGACGAGGTGCTGCCCTGGGACCATCTGGACTCCGGGCTGGACCGGGAGTGGCTGTGGAACGACTGGCAGGACGCTCTCCTGGCTCACGAGCAGGAGGACTGTCGTTGGACACCGTGCTTCGACTGCGGGGTCTGCCCGACCACGGGAACCGACATCGAGATGGGGCCCTCCGGGCGGCCGATGCTGCCGATCACTCCGGTGCGCGACGGTTCCCCCGTGCCGAACACGGCCTTCGACGCTCCGTCGGGGGACCGTTGACGCTGTAGGGTGCTGGGTGTACCCGGGACTTCGTCGGGTTGGCCCGCCACGTCGATCGACTACGGAGGAAACGCTGAGTCAGTACCAGCCCGCGGCCGTGACGGGGTGGAGGATCCGTCTCCGGTACACCAAGCGGGAGCGGTTGCGGTTCGCCTCGCATCGTGATCTGACGCGTGTTTTCGAGCGCGCGTTACGCAGGGCCGGGGTGCCGCTGGCGTACTCGCGGGGCTACAGCCCCCACCCCAGGATCTCCTGGGCGGGAACGGCACCGACCGGTGTCGCCAGTGAGGCGGAGTACGCGGAGTTATGCTTGGAGCGTGAGGTGACGGTCGAAACGCTGCGGAGCGAGCTCCGTGCGGCACTTCCCGAGGGGCTGGACGTCGCCGAGGCGGTCCCGGCGGGCGCCGGGTCGCTGGAGGAGCGGTTGCTGGCCAGCCGCTGGTGGTTGGAGCTCGATGGCGTGGCGCCCGGTGAAACGCGCGAGGCGCTGCGTCGCCTGCTGTCGCGGGACTCCGTCGAGGTCGAGCGGGTGACCCGGAAGGGACGTCGTGTCCTCGACGCTCGGTCGGCGGTGGTGAGTGCCCGCTCGGTGGATCCCACCGAGTACGGTGTACAACCGGATGCGGTGCGTGACTGTCACTCGGTCGACGCCCCACATACGGACGATTGCCCGGATCGTGCAAGACAATATGGGATAATCGTAATGGTCGTACGGCACACTACTCCGGTCGTGCGACCCGACGACGTACTCAACGCCCTTCGCGTCGTCGCCGACCTGCCCGTGCCGGGGGTTGCGCGAGCCACACGGCTGGCGCAGGGTCGGCTCGACGAAGGAGGCGCGATCGCCGATCCGTTGGCCCAGGACAGGGCGGCGGCCGGATCTCGACAGGTGGATTCCACCCTCGGGTGACGGATTCGGCGGGGGCGCCGTCGACCCACCGTGCGGTTCCTGGGTGTTGGCCAGGGAAGCAGGGGAACGAACAGAATTACCGCCACCAGTGGCGGAGGGCAGAGAACGTATGCAGACCCCCGTGTGGCCGCGTCCGCACCGGACGCGCCCGGGGGTGAAGGAGCTGAATGTTGAACAGGGAGACGTCCGCTGGTGAAGCCGGCGGATCCTCGGCTACATCCGGGCAGGACGAGCGGGCACAGGCCGAATCCGCTCAACGGACCTTCGAAATGCCCGCCAAACTGCGGGTGCACGCGCTGGCCAAGATGCTGGGGGTCACCAGTCGTGAGGTCATCGCCACGCTGGGTGAACTCGGTGAGTCCGTGCGCAGTGCGCAGTCCAACATCACCCGGGAGGTCGCGCTCGACGTGGTGCGCTCGTTGCGGCCGGACCGCATCGACCCCGAGTCCGCCGGGACTTCCGAGCGGCCCGCCTCGGAGGAGCGCTCCGCCTCACCGCGCTCCACCGGGAGCGAGGCGGTCGAGGAGCCCGGGCCGAACCGGGCGAGCGCCGCGGCGGAGTCCGTGAGCGCCGCTGCCGCGGACACGAGTACAGCTACTACCGACAACGGCGAGGATGCGGCAGTGACGGGCGACAACGCCGCCACCGGTGAGGTCTCCGCGACGGCGGAAACGCGAACCGACGGCGCGACCACCACGGGTGACGGTGCTTCGGACAACAGTGCGCTCGCCCCGGCCTTCGCCGCCCCGCAGGCCATGTTCCTGCCGCCGTCCGAACCGAGCCGGGCGGCGCAACCGGAGGCCTCCGAGGAGGAGTCCGAGCAGCCCGAGCGGTCCGGGGACTCCGCCGCGGTCGAGGACGCCGAGCAGGAACAGCTCGAGAGCGGCTCCGCGCGCCGTCGTCGCCGTCGTGGCAGGCGGGGGCGCGGTCGAGGTCGTGGTGGTGAGGGCGAGTACGCCGACTCCTCGGACGCCGCGAGTTCCGGGGAGGCCACGGCTGAGTCCGCTGCGGACGGGGAGACCGCCGAGGAGGCCAGGGGGTCCGACAAACCCGCCCGGGACCAGAAGAAGGACAAGAAGAGCAAGAAGGACAAGAAGGACAAGTCCGGCGAGGCGGATGCGAAGCGGTCCGCCCAGCGGGGCGAGGGTTCCCGGGACTCCGGAACCGATGATTCCGGTGAGACCGCCGAACGCGGTGCCGAGCTCGGCGAGGCCACCGAGGAGGAGACCACCGACAGCGGTGCGAGTGGCACGAGCAGGCGCAGGCGTCGCAGGCGCCGCAAGAGCACGGGCGACTCCGACAACGCCTCCACGCGGGAGGACGATCCTCCCAACACGGTCGTGCACGTGCGCGAGACCTCGTCCGACAACGGCAGGCAGGAGGCCGAGGACGAGGTGCGCGCGATCAAGGGTTCCACGCGTCTGGAAGCCAAGCGGCAGCGCCGCAGGGACGGCAGGGAAGCCGGTCGAAAGCGTGCTCCGGTGCTGTCCGAGTCGGAGTTCCTGGCTCGCCGGGAGTCGGTCGACCGCAAGATGGTCGTGCGCGAGAACGAGGGACAGACCCAGGTCGCCGTGCTCGAGGACGACATCCTGGTCGAGAACTTCGTGACCTCCTCGGGCAGCGACTCGCTCGTCGGCAACGTCTACCTGGGCCGGGTGCAGAACGTGCTGCCCAGCATGGAGGCGGCGTTCGTCGACATCGGCAAGGGCCGCAACGCCGTGCTCTACGCGGGGGAGGTCGACTGGGAGGCCGCCGGTCTGGCGGGCAAGTCCCGCCGGATCGAGCAGGCCCTCTCCACGGGTGACAGCGTGTTGGTGCAGGTCACCAAGGACCCGTTGGGGCACAAGGGCGCCAGGCTGACCACCCAGATCAGCCTGCCCGGACGTTTCCTGGTGTACGTGCCGGGAGGCGGTGCCACCGGCATCAGTCGGAAGTTGCCCGACAACGAGCGCAAGCGGCTCAAGGAGATCCTCAAGCGGATCGTCCCGGAGGACTCCGGTGTCATCATCCGCACGGCTTCCGAGGGGACCAGCGAGGAGGCGCTGGAACGGGACGTGCGTCGGCTGCAGGCGCAGTGGGAGGTCATCAGGGAGAGGTCCGAGGCCTCGGGCGCGCAGGCGCCGCAGTTGCTCTACGCCGAACCGGATCTGCTGATCAAGGTGGTCAGGGACCTGTTCACCGAGGACTTCTCCTCGCTGACGGTGCAGGGCGGCCAGGCCTGGGAGACAATCGAGGAATACGTCCAGCACGTGGCGCCGGACCTGCTGAGCAGGTTGAGCAAGCACGTCGGTACCAAGGACGTCTTCACCGAGTACCGGGTCGACGAGCAGATCTCCAAGGCGCTCGACCGCAAGGTCTGGTTGCCTTCGGGTGGTTACCTCGTCGTCGACCGCACCGAGGCGATGACCGTCATCGACGTCAACACCGGCAAGTTCACCGGTTCGGGGGGAAACCTCGAGGAGACGGTGACCCGCAACAACCTGGAGGCGGCCGAGGAGATCGTGCGTCAGCTCAGGTTGCGCGACATCGGTGGCATCATCGTCATCGACTTCATCGACATGGTGCTGGAGTCCAACCGTGATCTGGTGCTGCGGCGGCTGACCGAGTGCCTCGGCAGGGACCGCACCCGGCACCAGGTGGCCGAGGTGACCTCGCTCGGGCTGGTGCAGATGACCCGCAAACGGGTCGGCACCGGGCTCCTGGAGGCCTACAGCAGCACCTGTGAGCACTGCCGTGGTCGGGGGGTTCTCGTCTCCACCGAACCGATCGACCACAGTCAGCACATCCCCGCCGCCGGCGGTTCGCGGCGCGGCAAGCAACGGAGCAAGTCGGGCCAGCAGGCCGAGAGTCCGATCGAGACGGACGAGGCGGCGGCCACGACGAGCACCGCGAGCGCGGCCGAATCGGACGGCGGGTCGACCCGTGCCGAGGGGGACGGTGGATCCGGTTCTCGTTCGAGGCGGCGCCAGCGGCGGCAGACGGGCTCCTCCGCGGCGGAGCGGGACGACCGCCCGAGCACCGACACGAGCAACAGCGATGCCGGTGAGGGGGCGGCCTCCAAGGGCGCTTCCGACCGGACGGTGGAGCCTGAGGTGCCTTCCGCGCCGGTGGCGGCCGTCGAGCGGACCGAGGAGGCGGCCCCAGCCGCCGAGAACGGAACCGCGCGCAATGGTGCCGTTCCGGAGACGCGGGGCAGGCGGAAGGCCAGCAGGCCGACCGGCATCGTCGGTTCCGATCCGCAGCCGGTCGTGCTCGAATCCGCAGAGCGGACCGTCGAGAGCGCCTCCGGAGCGGACGAGGCCGCGAACACGAGTGCTTTCGAGGTTTCCGTGGGACCGGTGAGGCGTTCGGGCCGCAGGGCCGCCGGACGTGCGGCAGGCCCTCCCGTCGGTTCCGAGGAGGAGTAAGCCCCTTCGGGGCGGAACTCCTCCGGTGCCGTGCCGTTACACCTCGCACGTGCGACTGGCGATCGGCGTTGGCCCGCCGCTGGGGTGAGTCGTTTCAGAGGTGTGCGCCGAGGCGGGGTTCGGATCCAGCGGAGCCGCTCCGGCGGCCGAGTCGACCTGCTCGGCCGCCGGAGCTCTCGCGGCCGGTTTTCCCGCGGGGGCGATGATTCGGGAAAACCGGACACGGTGTCGTTTCCGCGGGGCCGCTTTCGTGCGGCGGTCGTTGACCGCGCTGGGAAATCGACCGGGCGAGCCCCGGCCGGGGATATGCCGTGCCGAGTTCGTGACTTCTCAGGAGGCCGGGGGGTTTCGGTTTTCTCCCCGTGTGGCCCGGGAGGGCTCGTTTCGACGAATCCTTTCGTGGACGGTCGCTGACTTGTGAGGTGTTCCGGTCGCCGTTGATCTTCACTTGACCGTGGGACACGAAGCGCCGACCGGTTTCTTCTTCTTTCGCGATAGATTCTCGTGGTGCAGCCTGTCGTGCTGCCGTGGATCCGGGGCAGGGGTAGTTGCTCTACCGGTCAAGCCGGACACGTACAGTGTCACAGAGTGACTAATTTCACGAATATTATTCGTGTTTATCGTCACGGTATGGTGCTCGCTGTGATTTCCGTCTATGGTTACTCCTCGGTAAGAGTAATTGAGGTCACTCACTGTGTTTTACGTCCCATCGAGCGGGCGGGAACCGGGATGATCGAGCACCGCACACCGAGGTGGTTCCATGGCGGCGAATCGCGAACTCGAAACCGATGACGGCAATGCGCCCAACGGGCGCACCCGGTGGCGTGTCTTCGCGCTGATGCTGCTCGGAAGTTTTTCCGTGATCGCGCTGATGTTGACCGGGCTCTCCAAGGGGGCGATGGCCGCCAACTTCGCCGTCTCGGGAGTTACCTACAAAGCCTCGGCCGACAAACTCGTGGCCGAGGGGGTCGCTCAATTCGGGGCCTACGACGAGGGATCGGGGGAGAAAAACCACCCGGTGTTGGTCAACGCGTTCAAACACGCCGAGTTGAGCGATTTCTGCCAGTCCTTCGTGATCCCGGATCTCCCCGGCATCGGGGACGCCACCGTCCGCATCGAGGCTCCCGGCGGGATGGAGGCCCAGCGCCTCGTCCTCGGGGTGGAGAAGGTCAGCGGTGACCTCACCCTCAAGAACGTCCAGATCGGCAGGGACGCCTCCCAGCTGGACCTCGGTCCCGAGGGAGTGGGCGGCGCCGAGGGTGGCTTCGGCATCCAGGCCACCGGTGCCGAGATCGACGGTCTGCGGCAGCAGGCCTGGTCCACCACCGCCTCCACGCTCAACCTCCGGGACGTGGAGATCACCACCAAGCCCGGTCATCACCCCTGCTTCTGATCTCGGGGAGATGACCTCGCGTCCGAGCGACCGGAAACACGATCCGCGCGCCGACGGAGCGGCGGCACGGGGAGGGGGTCAACAGTGAAAGGTAGTGCGGGCGAACGCCGCGGCGTCTCGGCGGTGTTGGCCGGATTCCGAAGCTGGCGCAGGACGAGACCCTTCTGGGGTGGGCTGTTCACCCTGCTCGCGGCGCTTCTGCTGCTGTATCCCCCCTACGCCTCGTTGAAGCTGGGCGACGTCGAGGTGTCGCTGCGCACGACAGCCGGAATCTCGGCCCTGGTGATCGGGGTGGTGATGATCGCCTGTGCCCTCTCGTTCTGGGTCCGCCCCGAGTGGAGGTTGTCCGCGGGCATCGTCGCCCTGCTGCTGTCGCTGGTGGCACTGGTGGTCGTCAACCTCGGATCCTTCCTGGTCGGCACGACGCTGGGGGTGGTCGGCTCCTCGCTCGCGATCGCCTGGTCGCCCCGCCGTGGCGCGGGGAGCGGTGCCGCCGGTCAGCGGCCCGGCGGGACCGCAAGGCGCCGGGAGTTCCCGTCCGGTCGAAAGCCCTCCCCGGTCCCGAGGGAGCGCCGCTCGGAGGACGAGGGGGCCACGACCGTGGCAGAGGGCACGCGAATCGGCGAAGGAGACACGTGAGGGAGGAACACCGACGTCCGCGGGCCGCCACCGCGAGGGGCCGGCGAGCTCGCTCACCGCGAACGAGCACCGTGGCGGCCCTGCTCGCCGGGCTGGCCGTGCTGGGCAGCGCGGTCGGTCTGACGGACCCCGCCCTCGTGGCGGCACAACAGCCGGAGTCGTCGCGGGAACCGACACCGACGGGGAGCAGCTCGCCGGCACCCGGCACCGAGTCCACGACGCCCACGGAATCGGCCGAACCGAGCTCGACCCCGCCGGAGCCCCCGGCTTCCTCGCGTTCCCCGGAATCCGGTGAACCGACCGCCCCCACCTCCGAGACCGGAGGATCCGAGCTTCCGCT
The nucleotide sequence above comes from Actinopolyspora erythraea. Encoded proteins:
- a CDS encoding translation initiation factor IF-2 N-terminal domain-containing protein; protein product: MLNRETSAGEAGGSSATSGQDERAQAESAQRTFEMPAKLRVHALAKMLGVTSREVIATLGELGESVRSAQSNITREVALDVVRSLRPDRIDPESAGTSERPASEERSASPRSTGSEAVEEPGPNRASAAAESVSAAAADTSTATTDNGEDAAVTGDNAATGEVSATAETRTDGATTTGDGASDNSALAPAFAAPQAMFLPPSEPSRAAQPEASEEESEQPERSGDSAAVEDAEQEQLESGSARRRRRRGRRGRGRGRGGEGEYADSSDAASSGEATAESAADGETAEEARGSDKPARDQKKDKKSKKDKKDKSGEADAKRSAQRGEGSRDSGTDDSGETAERGAELGEATEEETTDSGASGTSRRRRRRRRKSTGDSDNASTREDDPPNTVVHVRETSSDNGRQEAEDEVRAIKGSTRLEAKRQRRRDGREAGRKRAPVLSESEFLARRESVDRKMVVRENEGQTQVAVLEDDILVENFVTSSGSDSLVGNVYLGRVQNVLPSMEAAFVDIGKGRNAVLYAGEVDWEAAGLAGKSRRIEQALSTGDSVLVQVTKDPLGHKGARLTTQISLPGRFLVYVPGGGATGISRKLPDNERKRLKEILKRIVPEDSGVIIRTASEGTSEEALERDVRRLQAQWEVIRERSEASGAQAPQLLYAEPDLLIKVVRDLFTEDFSSLTVQGGQAWETIEEYVQHVAPDLLSRLSKHVGTKDVFTEYRVDEQISKALDRKVWLPSGGYLVVDRTEAMTVIDVNTGKFTGSGGNLEETVTRNNLEAAEEIVRQLRLRDIGGIIVIDFIDMVLESNRDLVLRRLTECLGRDRTRHQVAEVTSLGLVQMTRKRVGTGLLEAYSSTCEHCRGRGVLVSTEPIDHSQHIPAAGGSRRGKQRSKSGQQAESPIETDEAAATTSTASAAESDGGSTRAEGDGGSGSRSRRRQRRQTGSSAAERDDRPSTDTSNSDAGEGAASKGASDRTVEPEVPSAPVAAVERTEEAAPAAENGTARNGAVPETRGRRKASRPTGIVGSDPQPVVLESAERTVESASGADEAANTSAFEVSVGPVRRSGRRAAGRAAGPPVGSEEE
- a CDS encoding GNAT family N-acetyltransferase, whose translation is MTEAEFISGPHRVDQPHPELAQALADLLGRVTVSGGATGFTADTELETLTATARAIVDDTSTRPKRRHVLTAGKQHTLAGAVVLRPGEFPVEQHRAELEWLLVDPQVVERGIGAQLLDAAESHARALGLTRLELRMRSEPDAEGFYTGRGWVERGRWPASLLVGEGEQRDEVWLTREL
- the ndk gene encoding nucleoside-diphosphate kinase, with amino-acid sequence MSERTLVLVKPDGVERGLVGEVISRIERKGLKLVALEMRQVDQQLAEQHYAEHDGKPFFGSLLEFITSGPVVAAVVEGPKAVAAFRQIAGGTDPVEKAEAGSLRGDYGLEVQYNLVHGSDSPESAERELKLWFPDLQA
- a CDS encoding DUF4233 domain-containing protein; amino-acid sequence: MSGERDSHEAESERRKRGLPEAPPDVRDPWKGLRGIMAGTLVLEFIVFGLALPVVWQLGSGVSSVGFVVVAVLTVLLLAASGVQGRRWGLGVALALQLCLIGCYFVHPAVGIMGVIFAAIWGYILYVRHDVAKRMREGRLADQLGHPPGHPPGQ
- a CDS encoding TIGR03936 family radical SAM-associated protein, which gives rise to MTGWRIRLRYTKRERLRFASHRDLTRVFERALRRAGVPLAYSRGYSPHPRISWAGTAPTGVASEAEYAELCLEREVTVETLRSELRAALPEGLDVAEAVPAGAGSLEERLLASRWWLELDGVAPGETREALRRLLSRDSVEVERVTRKGRRVLDARSAVVSARSVDPTEYGVQPDAVRDCHSVDAPHTDDCPDRARQYGIIVMVVRHTTPVVRPDDVLNALRVVADLPVPGVARATRLAQGRLDEGGAIADPLAQDRAAAGSRQVDSTLG
- a CDS encoding zinc-binding dehydrogenase — its product is MRAAVHTAANEPLRIEEIEVEHPAEGEVAIDVTSCGACHSDLHVLKGELPFPTPAVLGHEVAGVIGELGSSVNGLEVGDRVVTSFIMPCGRCSQCAAGNEEICLEFFAYNRAKGQLYDGKTRLSRDGEPVWMYSMGGLAQRAVTPATSVYLVPDGVELADVAAVGCSTMTAYGALRHAADVRVGDTVAVIAAGGVGSALIQLARVFGAAEIIAVDVAADKLEAARALGATSTVNSAETDPASAVRELTGGRGVDVAFEALGSSRTFEVARDSVVEGGQVIVVGIAPPGDTGELNLGTIARRKLQVKGSYGAKPRRDMPVLLDLVARGLLRPQDAISRHYPLEEVAEAFAALDRGEIRGRAVIDVA
- a CDS encoding TIGR03960 family B12-binding radical SAM protein, whose translation is MPVESVYPRLEPLLPHVSKPVQYVGGEPNATVKDWDETTVRWCLMYPDVYEVGLPNQGVMILYEILNEQPGVLAERTYAVWPDLEELMRRHGVPQFTVEAHRPVAAFDVLGVSFATELGYTNLLTALDLAGVPLHSRERTDEHPVVLAGGHAAFNPEPVADFVDAVVLGDGERAVLEITELVRRFKEEGRPGGRERLLWRLAEQGVYVPGFHEVTYRPDGHIERVRPTREGVPHRVFKRTTTDLDEWPYPKQPLVPVAESVHERMSVEIFRGCTRGCRFCQAGMITRPVRERSKRGVEDMVRRGLEATGFEEVGLLSLSSADHSEIGEITKGLADRYEGTNTGLSLPSTRVDAFNVDLANELARNGRRSGLTFAPEGGSERIRRVINKTVSERDLIRTVSTAYASGWRQVKLYFMCGLPTETDEDVLRIATMAKEVVRAGRSASGRRDIRCTVSIGGFVPKPHTPFQWAAQADPDTVDARLRALREEIDSDRELGRRIGVRYHDGKPSLIEGLLSRGDRRVGRVIERVWREGGRFDGWNEYFSYERWVRAAAEVLPPLGVDMDWFTTRERTRDEVLPWDHLDSGLDREWLWNDWQDALLAHEQEDCRWTPCFDCGVCPTTGTDIEMGPSGRPMLPITPVRDGSPVPNTAFDAPSGDR